A segment of the Herpetosiphon gulosus genome:
TGCATATTTTGATGATAAAACATATATGCGTTCTACTACACGTATCGGTAGCCATTCTAACGTTATCAACATGTGGCCTGGGTTTCGATGCATCCTGGCCCCTCGTTTATGCTGAATCTTGAAGGTTATTTGTTTCATTACTGAGCTTCTACCAGATACGCTTCAGCAATCGTCCCCTGTCTGAAATGGTAGAAGAATCAAAGTAGTAAGCGATTGATTCCATGACAAATCCTTAGACGGCAATTACTCGCGCCTCCATCACGGTGCATCCAGCCGCGCCAATGCTGGAATCCGCACCGTCGTGACCATGGCCTCGCTGGTGGTCACAAACCCCGCCTGCGTTGCGTTAATATGCAGAAAATCGCTCGGCATAAACTGGCCGACCCATGTCACATGGGCCTGCATCCCTCGCGTTACCACGACCGCTCCGGCCTGTGCAGTATGGGGCTGCGCCATGGCGATGGGTGTCCACGGTTCAGCCCACTGACGTTCCCACGCGCTCGCCACGTGCAGCTCCTCCGCTGCAACCCGACTGAGGCACAGCTGCGCCCGATGGCTGCCAAAGGGGCGGTCGGGAAAGCGGCAGGTCGTCAGCAGCATCACCGTGTTGGTTTGCGGGTCGTGGAGCAGTGGATTAGCCTCGACAATCACCGAGGACGGCGTAGCCAGGCGCGTCACCTGCCAACCCTCGCGCACGGTCGAACTCGCCAGCCACAGCACCCGTGCGCCATACTGCTCATGCACCACGACCAATCGGTTGCCGACGGCACTCAGGGCCAGCGCATGCGGGGTGGCGCTGGCGATGGTCTGCGGTTGCCACGTTGTCCCGTCCTGCGTTATGGCAAGCTGAACGCCACCCGCCATGCCCTGCGCAATCACCAACTGCGGCAACCCTGCCTGATCGGTGCGCACGTCGTCGCGCTGCCACACGGCCACTACCGCGCTTGGACTTGTAGGCAGGGGGTTGGCCTGTTGCCACGTTCCGCTGCCTGAACTCGTTTCGGTCGCGATGGTCAGGTGAAAGTGCATCCCCGTGCGCGTCAACAATGCCAGCACGGCGCGTCCATCGGGCAGGATAGCGAGTTGCGCCACGCTGGCGGCCACCGGACTGGCCAGTTCGCCCCATGTCACCCCACTATCGCGACTTTCCCACAGCCGCACCTGTCCATCAAGCGTTGCGGCGACCATGATCCGGCCTTGGCGGGCGGTGATCGCGGTGGGGCCAGCGCTTGGTTCACCCTGCCACAACCGCCGCTCATAGCGGTCGCCAGCCTGTGTCACCCCTTGCACAATCAGGGCGCTGTGACTGGCCTCGGCCATAAACTCACTCGCCCGGAGATAACTGGTATGGGCATAGCCGTGCTCGTCGAGTGCCGTGGCCAAGCCGCGAATCACGCCGATGTCCCGTCCCAACGTGCGTGGGGTATCGAAGGCCCATGCCGCAGCGGACGGGGTCGTGGTCGGCGTTTGGGCGGTGGTAGCCGCTGGAGCCATGAGGCAGAGCAGCACCAGCAGCATCACCAGCACTAGTCCACGCCGGATCATCGCAGCACCCCCGCACGTCCGCGCCAACTCCAGAGCGCTAAGAGCAGCACGCCAACCATGACCAGAATCGGTAGCCACAGCGTCCATGAGTGTGTGGCGGGTGGGGTCGGTGGGCTACTCGGCAACATCGCAAGGACAGGTTGACTGCTGGTCGGTATGGGACTGGGCAGACTGGTGGGTGACGCGGCAGGTACGATGCTGGTGGGTTCGCTCGTTGGCGGCTCGACTTCACTGGTGGGCAACTGGGTCACCTCTGCTGTTGCGGTTTGGGCGGCGATGGCAGTTCCGGTCGCGGGTGGCGCAAGGGCGGCGGTC
Coding sequences within it:
- a CDS encoding sialidase family protein, yielding MIRRGLVLVMLLVLLCLMAPAATTAQTPTTTPSAAAWAFDTPRTLGRDIGVIRGLATALDEHGYAHTSYLRASEFMAEASHSALIVQGVTQAGDRYERRLWQGEPSAGPTAITARQGRIMVAATLDGQVRLWESRDSGVTWGELASPVAASVAQLAILPDGRAVLALLTRTGMHFHLTIATETSSGSGTWQQANPLPTSPSAVVAVWQRDDVRTDQAGLPQLVIAQGMAGGVQLAITQDGTTWQPQTIASATPHALALSAVGNRLVVVHEQYGARVLWLASSTVREGWQVTRLATPSSVIVEANPLLHDPQTNTVMLLTTCRFPDRPFGSHRAQLCLSRVAAEELHVASAWERQWAEPWTPIAMAQPHTAQAGAVVVTRGMQAHVTWVGQFMPSDFLHINATQAGFVTTSEAMVTTVRIPALARLDAP